ATTCGCGGAAGAGGCCATCGCTCGCGGCAATACACGGATGGCACAATCAGAGGGGAGTGGATGGCCGGCTCAATCAGTGTGATGACGATCGTCGGCGCGCGACCTCAATTCGTGAAGGCGGCGGCGGTCAGCCGAGCCATCGCGCGTCACAACGCCGCGCCGGATTGTCCGTGCCCGTTGTCCGAGTCGATCGTTCATACCGGCCAGCATTACGACTCGAACATGTCCCAGGTTTTCTTTGATGAGCTGGAAATTCCCAGCCCTCGCCACCATCTCGGTGTCGGCTCCGGCTCTCACGGGCGCCAGACCGCCGCCATGCTGGAACGCATTGAGTCGGTGCTCATGTCGGAACGGCCGGACCGGGTGCTGGTCTATGGCGACACGAACAGCACGCTGGCCGGCGCGCTGGCAGCCGCAAAGCTGGGGATTCCGATCGCGCATGTCGAGGGGGGACTTCGGAGCTTCGACAAATCGATGCCGGAAGAGGTCAACCGCGTCGTCACCGATCATCTGAGCGACCTGCTGTTCTGTCCGACGCAGGCATCGGTCCGGAATCTCGCGCGAGAGGGCATCACAACCGGAGTTCATCAGGTCGGCGATGTCATGCACGACTCGGTCCTCTTTCACGTTGCCCATGCGGAGCGTACGAGCCGCATACGGGAACAGCTCGGCCTTTCTGCGAAACAGTACTTTCTCGCGACGGTTCACCGCGCCTGCAACACGGATGACCCGGCGAAACTGAATGCCATCCTCTCGGCGCTTTCGGCCCTGCCGCTGCCAGTCGTGCTTCCACTGCATCCCCGCACGCGGCAGATCATGAATGATCGTGGAATCACTGCATCCGGCGCTGTTCGCATCACGGAACCCCTGCCTTACCACGACATTCTCGCCCTGGAGAAGAACGCCCGGGCGATCATGACGGATTCCGGCGGCATGCAGAAGGAGGCATATTTCTTCCGCGTGCCGTGTATCACCCTACGGGAAGAGACTGAATGGGTGGAGTTGGTGGCGGCCGGCGCGAATCGGCTGGCCGGTTCGGATGCCGCTCGAATCGCCGAAGCGGTCGAGTGGGCGATGTCATGGCGTCCGGCGTTGACGTCCGCAGCGGATGTGTATGGAGACGGGAGCGCGGCTTCGCGCATCGTGGAAATCCTGACCAGCGAATCGTTCGCCCGGGCGAGCGGGACTAAATCGGAAAATCATCAATCACGCGGCGATCAGTCGGCGACCGCCACGCCGCGTCCGTGCATGACGGAGGGTCTGCGATGAACGGCGGGATCGCGGGAGAATCGCCATCGCGAGCGGCTCGGCGCAAGCGGGTCGTGCAATTCGCGACGGTCCATCCGCCTTTTGATATTCGCGTTTTTCATCGCGAATGCAAGACGCTAGTCAAGGCCGGTTACGATGTTACCTACGTCGTGCCGCATGATCACGACGAAGTCGTCAGCGGCGTACGTATTCGTGCCGTCCGCAAACCCAGAACGCGCTTTGAGCGCATCTTCATCACGTCATGGAAAGTACTCTTCCGGGCACTGGCGGAGAAAGGTCACATCTATCACTTTCATGATCCGGAGCTGATTCCCGCGGCGCTAATCATGAAGCTGTTCGGCAAGCGAGTGATTTACGACGCGCACGAGAATACGCCGCAGAATGTGCATTTCAAACCATATATACCGAAGCCGATCCGCTTCATCGCCGCCTGGGCGACGGAGATGATCGAGCAAGTCGCGATGTTCGCGCTGGACGGCCTGATCGGTGCCACGCCGAAGATCAACAATCGGTTTCCTCCGAAGAAGGCGGCATTGGTTCAGAATTTTCCAATCAAAGAAGAGATTCTCATTGAACACAACACCCCCATGCGCGATCGGCCCAATCTTCTGATCTACGCGGGCGAGATCAGCTGGCAGCGCGGTTCGCACCAGTTGGTCAAGGCCATGGCTCTGATTCCCAGGGAACTCAACGCCAAGCTCGTCATCGCGGGCAATTTCGTGCCGCCCAATCTGATGGACGACCTGAAGAAACTGCCCGGTTGGGATCGTGTGGAGTATCTCGGTTGGCGTCCGCGCCAGGAGATCATCGACCTCTACGGCAAGTCGCGTGTCGGGCTCGTGGTCCTTATGGCTGAAGCCGTCCACTATACGGTCTCGCAGCCGGCCAAGCTCTACGAATACATGGCGGCGGGACTTCCGGTTGTGGCGTCCAACTTTGAATACTGGAAAGAGCTGATCACGGGAATCGGCTGCGGCATCCAGGTTAATCCGAGCGACGAACAGGCCATCGCGGATGCGATCACGAAGATCCTCCGTGACCCTCAACTCGGCGAAACCATGGGCGCGAACGGCCGCCGCGCCATCGAGGAGAAATTTAATTGGGACGTCGAGAGCCGAACGCTTCTGGCGCTGTACGATCGGCTCAGCAAGATGTGACTGCGCGGAACGAGGCAGACGCGCCGGGCGAATGAACCGTCGCAACCGTCATCATGAAACAGGTACTGCAAAATCTGAAAACCGGCATCGTCGAGCTGGCCGACGTGCCCAGTCCGATGGTGAAGCCGGGCTGTCTGCTGATTCAGTCGCGGGCGTCGCTGATCTCCCCGGGAACCGAGCGAATGCTCGTCGAATTCGCCAAGGGTAGCCTCATCGCCAAGGCTCGATCGCAGCCGGAACGGGTGCGGCAGGTGCTCGACAAGATCAAGACAGACGGTCTGCTCCCCACGATGGAAGCGGTCTTTTCGCGCCTCGATGAGCCGCAGCCGATGGGGATGTCGAATGTCGGCGTGGTTCTGGAGGTCGGCGCCGGCGTGGCGGGCTTTCAACCCGGCGATCGCGTCGCGAACAACGGCCTGCACGCGGAGATCGTCTGCGTTCCGAAGAACCTCTGCGCGAAAGTGCCGGAGAACGTCTCGGATGAAGAAGCGGCTTTCGTTGTCCTCGGTTCGATCGGCCTACAGGGCGTTCGTCTGCTGAATCCGACGCTTGGTGAGACGGTGGCCGTCATCGGGCTCGGCATGATCGGCCTGCTCACGGCGCAACTGCTGATCGCGCACGGGTGCCGCGTGATCGGCATCGACACGGACGGCAGGCGTCTGGCGATGGCCCGCGAATTCGGCACGGAGATCGTGGATCTACCCAACGGTGCGGACCCGGTCGCACACGCCAAGGCGCTGTCGCATGGACGGGGCGTCGATGGTGTCATCATCACGGCATCTTCCAAGAGCCCCGACATCATCCGCCAAGCCGCCCAGATGTGCAGAATGCGCGGGCGGATCGTCCTCGTCGGCGTGGTCGGGATGGAACTCGCCCGAACGGATTTCTATCGAAAGGAGCTGACCTTCCAGGTCTCCTGTTCGTATGGACCTGGCCGATATGATTCGACTTATGAGGAACGGGGACAGGATTATCCACTGGGCTTCGTGCGCTGGACCTCGCAGCGGAACTTCGAAGCGATCATCGACATGCTGTCCGCCGGCCGGCTGCACGTGAAGCCGCTGATTACGAAGAAGCTGCCGTTTGCTGATGCGGCTGATGCATACAGCGCCTTGACGCAGGATCGCAGCACACTCGGCATGATCCTTGAGTATCCCCGGACCGAGCCGCCGACACATCGCGTCGTCCGATTGCGCGATCCGGTAACTGGCGGCGTCCCATCGGCTGGCGCGGCCGCCGGATCGGCGGTGATCGGGCTCGTCGGCGCCGGCAATTTCGCGAAGATGACACTGCTTCCGGCATTGCGCGGCTGTCCGGTGCAACTGCGAACAATTGCCAGCGCGGGCGGCGTCAGCAGCCTGCACAATGGCCGGAAGTTCGGATTCGAGAACGTCACGACCGACTACCGCACGATTATCGACGACGCAAGCGTGAACCTCGCGATGATTGTGACGCGACACGACATGCACGCCAGACTGGTGACCGAATTCCTGGATGCCGGCAAGCACGTAATGGTCGAGAAGCCGCTGTGCCTCACACTGGAGGAACTCGAATCCGTGCGCGCCGCCGCTGAAAGAGCGGCCGGCCGGCAGTTGCTGGTGGGCTTCAATCGGCGCTATTCGCCCCACGCGATCAAAATGCAATCGCTGCTGTCAGGCCGGAGTGAGCCGATGACAATCAGTGCATTGATCAATGCGGGCGTCATCGCGGCGGACTCATGGACGCAGGACGCGGCGGTGGGCGGAGGCCGGATCATCGGCGAAGGGTGCCACTGGATTGACCTTATGCGCTTCCTGGTGGGCGCTCCGATCGTCCGGGTGACCGCGACGCGCGTCGGAGAAAGCGCCGGACTGGCCGTGCGGGACGACAAGGTTTCCGTCACGCTTTCCTTCGCGGACGGTTCGATCGGCACGCTTCATTACTTCGGCAACGGGCACCGAAGCTATCCGAAGGAGACGATCGATGTTTTCTGCGACGGCAAGGTCCTTCGTCTGGACAACTTTCGCCTGCTGACCGGATACGGCTGGAAGGGCTTTTCTAAACTCAAGGTGCGGCGCCAGGACAAAGGTCATGCCGAGCAGTTTCGCCGTTTGACAGAAGCGGTTGCGCGTGGCGGCCCTGCGGTGATGCCGTTGTCTGAAATCGAGAATGTAACGCGCGCGTCGATCGCCGCGGCTGAATCCGCACGCAGTGGAAGCCCGATCGACCTGTAGCCTTCTCACGTGGACCATGACAGAACTGCCTGAAGGAATCGAATTGCAGCCGCGCAGCAGCTGTCCCGGCAGAGTTGTTCTGGCCGAGCCTGATGGTTCCTTCTATCTCGGCCGCAACTATGAGATCCATCGCTCAACCGACGGCGGAATGACCTGGCATTTCGAGACGAGAATGCCGCGCACCTGGCAGCGATGGATGATCGAGCGATCGAGACTGACCTGCCGGGCATTTCGACACGAGGTCCGGGCGATGGCCCGGCTTTCGGACGGGTCGTACATCGCCGCCAGCAAGAAGGGCGTCTATTGTGCCGAGCCGGGCCAGCAACTCATGACGCCGGCGCGGGTGGAGATCGTCGATTTTCTCAAGCCGCCGATGATGTTCTGCGTCGGCCCAGGTGCCCGGGTGCTCTGGGGTGAGTACAACACGACCAATCGCGACCGACCGGAGGTGCGAATCTACGCATCCGACGACCGCGGCCGTTCGTACCATGTGTCCTACGTCTTTCCACCAAATGAGATTCGACATGTGCACAACATTCTCCACGATCGTTCCGGCGGGCACTACTGGGTGCTGACGGGCGATCATCGACACGAGCCGGGATTCGGTCGACTCTCGGAGGATCTGAAATCGTTTGAGTGGCTGGTCCGGGGCAAGCAGGACTACCGCGCGGTCTGCGTATTCGATATGGGGGATCATTTCATCTACGGTACCGACACGGAGAACGAGACGAACCATGTCGTGCGGCTCGACAAGCAAACAGGCAGACTCGAACGCCTCGCACCGCTTGCCGGCAGTTGCATTTACGCATGCCGGTTCGGCCGCGTCCTCGCACTGTCGACGACAGTGGAGATATCAAGAGCCAATCCTTCGCGCGAGGCGACGCTTCTATTATCAACCGATGGTGAACGCTGGCAGACCGTTCTCACGGCACGCAAGGACGCGCTGCCGCAGAAGATTTTTCAATGGGGGTCGATCATTCTGCCGCGCGGCGCAAGCCCAATGGAGCGCGTGATCTACAGTGGACAAGCGCTCCGCGGACTCGACGGAATGACCACCGTTGCGGACATCGGATAGATGGCCCCGCTCGCAAAATACCAGACCGTTTTTGATTTCGTCAGACGCAGGCTGTCATACCCAGCACAACACACAGCCAGCACAGCAGAGAGATACGACGGAGCCAATGGGCGAATCCTGGCTTCATGGCTTGATCCCTCGGGCAGAAACCCAGATTTGTCGATGCCGATGAACGCGCCCGAATCCATTCGAGCCGCCGACATCCAAGTCACCGTGATACCCCCCCCCGGCGCCAGCGTCAACGAAATTCGCTAAGAAACCGCGAAATATCGGTTTAGATCGCGGTTACATGCGCCGCCTCCGACTTCCAATCCTGATTCAATTATCGCAAGTTCAGAATTGAAGCCTCACTCCGGACGTGTTACGCTAATCACTAGTGTTGGCACATAGTTACGTCTGCCGAGCCCGGATTTTCGGCCCCACCGTACAGGGCGGAGCATGGCACCATCCGTCGGCCTGACCGCTTCGGAATCGATCGGCGGCTGTGTGAGACGTAATTCCCGCCGGTCCCCGGCGGACAGTCGGATCCGTGCCTTCCGGAGAACGAGGAATTGGAACGCCAAGGCGACCAGGAACTGATCGCACGTCTTCATTCCGG
This window of the Phycisphaerae bacterium genome carries:
- a CDS encoding glycosyltransferase family 4 protein, with product MNGGIAGESPSRAARRKRVVQFATVHPPFDIRVFHRECKTLVKAGYDVTYVVPHDHDEVVSGVRIRAVRKPRTRFERIFITSWKVLFRALAEKGHIYHFHDPELIPAALIMKLFGKRVIYDAHENTPQNVHFKPYIPKPIRFIAAWATEMIEQVAMFALDGLIGATPKINNRFPPKKAALVQNFPIKEEILIEHNTPMRDRPNLLIYAGEISWQRGSHQLVKAMALIPRELNAKLVIAGNFVPPNLMDDLKKLPGWDRVEYLGWRPRQEIIDLYGKSRVGLVVLMAEAVHYTVSQPAKLYEYMAAGLPVVASNFEYWKELITGIGCGIQVNPSDEQAIADAITKILRDPQLGETMGANGRRAIEEKFNWDVESRTLLALYDRLSKM
- the wecB gene encoding UDP-N-acetylglucosamine 2-epimerase (non-hydrolyzing), which gives rise to MAGSISVMTIVGARPQFVKAAAVSRAIARHNAAPDCPCPLSESIVHTGQHYDSNMSQVFFDELEIPSPRHHLGVGSGSHGRQTAAMLERIESVLMSERPDRVLVYGDTNSTLAGALAAAKLGIPIAHVEGGLRSFDKSMPEEVNRVVTDHLSDLLFCPTQASVRNLAREGITTGVHQVGDVMHDSVLFHVAHAERTSRIREQLGLSAKQYFLATVHRACNTDDPAKLNAILSALSALPLPVVLPLHPRTRQIMNDRGITASGAVRITEPLPYHDILALEKNARAIMTDSGGMQKEAYFFRVPCITLREETEWVELVAAGANRLAGSDAARIAEAVEWAMSWRPALTSAADVYGDGSAASRIVEILTSESFARASGTKSENHQSRGDQSATATPRPCMTEGLR
- a CDS encoding bi-domain-containing oxidoreductase encodes the protein MKQVLQNLKTGIVELADVPSPMVKPGCLLIQSRASLISPGTERMLVEFAKGSLIAKARSQPERVRQVLDKIKTDGLLPTMEAVFSRLDEPQPMGMSNVGVVLEVGAGVAGFQPGDRVANNGLHAEIVCVPKNLCAKVPENVSDEEAAFVVLGSIGLQGVRLLNPTLGETVAVIGLGMIGLLTAQLLIAHGCRVIGIDTDGRRLAMAREFGTEIVDLPNGADPVAHAKALSHGRGVDGVIITASSKSPDIIRQAAQMCRMRGRIVLVGVVGMELARTDFYRKELTFQVSCSYGPGRYDSTYEERGQDYPLGFVRWTSQRNFEAIIDMLSAGRLHVKPLITKKLPFADAADAYSALTQDRSTLGMILEYPRTEPPTHRVVRLRDPVTGGVPSAGAAAGSAVIGLVGAGNFAKMTLLPALRGCPVQLRTIASAGGVSSLHNGRKFGFENVTTDYRTIIDDASVNLAMIVTRHDMHARLVTEFLDAGKHVMVEKPLCLTLEELESVRAAAERAAGRQLLVGFNRRYSPHAIKMQSLLSGRSEPMTISALINAGVIAADSWTQDAAVGGGRIIGEGCHWIDLMRFLVGAPIVRVTATRVGESAGLAVRDDKVSVTLSFADGSIGTLHYFGNGHRSYPKETIDVFCDGKVLRLDNFRLLTGYGWKGFSKLKVRRQDKGHAEQFRRLTEAVARGGPAVMPLSEIENVTRASIAAAESARSGSPIDL